A segment of the Bradyrhizobium sp. CCBAU 53340 genome:
GCCCAATAGGTGCGCTTGCCGCTGGCATTCTTCGCGCTCGCGATCCCGACGCGGGAGGCGTTGTGCAGCAAGAGGTTCTTGCGGTGCCCGGACGAGTCGATCCACTGCCCCAGCGTCTTCTCGAAGGTGTCGTAGCCGTAGGCAATGTTCTCGGCGGCGCGACCTGCGCCTGACGGTGCGACGCGCTTGGTGAAGGGGCCGAGGGCGTCGTGGCTGAGATCGTCCTTGGCCGCCATCGCGCGGGCCTGATCCATGGCGATGCGATCGAGCGTTCCGTCGCGCACGACGCGGCCCTCGCCATGCTTCAGCCGGAAGCTGGAGATCTGTTCGGCGGGGGGCTCGGTTGCCGTCACAGGC
Coding sequences within it:
- a CDS encoding CAP domain-containing protein; translation: MTSWGTMRRCAALLIAGLVLLAAAPVTATEPPAEQISSFRLKHGEGRVVRDGTLDRIAMDQARAMAAKDDLSHDALGPFTKRVAPSGAGRAAENIAYGYDTFEKTLGQWIDSSGHRKNLLLHNASRVGIASAKNASGKRTYWAMVIAGDYEPKPGKGKGKGKKDSEPLVAVKRDVTPASKPKAANCHVKLLGLCI